The Listeria monocytogenes genome window below encodes:
- a CDS encoding gluconokinase produces the protein MTSKSYIMGVDIGTSSTKAVLFDQRGEVIFRQATHYELITDETGKAEESPTEIFEAVLSSIQAVMKNVNKKELAGISFSSAMHSLIMVGSNGELLTECITWADGRSSDTLEKVKRDNYLFQLYEATGTPIHPMSPFAKICWLKEEAPTLYKRAEKFVDIKSYILYRLFDVWVMDESLASGTGLYNIMEHDWEFEAMEIVKLTPDFLPKVVPETYQLTGVKKDYAELMGIPENLPFIVGGSDGALANIGIQATGQNDVTITVGTSGAVRKLTDRFQIDSRGRTFCYGAGDGYFIAGGAVNNGGKVVEWGLEQFGSEEEISRRDFASFIAKMEEAPPGAAGLLFQPYLLGERAPFWTNDIRGGFVGLTINHTKAHFIRAILEGVAFNLAEVYEAVSAPDDIIYVTGGISAHDAWCKLLADILNREIRVPHTIEGSSLGAAIIGMRSLGILKDLNLKHTLPIKAVYHPSENVLKYAELRLIFKQVTTQLMSSYSQLNSWQKKFDINS, from the coding sequence TTGACGAGCAAATCATACATAATGGGCGTAGATATCGGAACTTCGAGCACGAAAGCAGTACTTTTTGATCAACGAGGAGAAGTGATTTTCCGGCAGGCGACGCATTATGAACTAATAACCGATGAAACTGGGAAAGCAGAAGAAAGTCCCACGGAAATTTTTGAGGCAGTGTTATCATCTATTCAAGCTGTAATGAAAAATGTGAATAAAAAAGAATTAGCGGGAATTTCGTTTAGTTCGGCGATGCATAGTTTAATTATGGTTGGAAGTAACGGAGAACTTTTGACTGAATGTATCACTTGGGCGGACGGACGAAGCAGTGATACGCTCGAAAAAGTAAAAAGGGATAATTACTTGTTTCAACTTTATGAAGCCACAGGAACGCCGATACACCCTATGAGCCCCTTTGCCAAAATCTGCTGGTTAAAAGAGGAAGCACCGACATTATATAAACGCGCAGAGAAGTTTGTTGATATTAAATCATATATCTTGTACCGCTTATTTGATGTTTGGGTGATGGATGAATCGTTAGCCTCAGGAACAGGGTTATACAATATTATGGAGCATGACTGGGAATTTGAAGCAATGGAAATTGTCAAATTGACCCCTGATTTCTTGCCAAAAGTTGTACCAGAAACATATCAATTAACCGGCGTGAAAAAAGATTATGCTGAATTAATGGGAATCCCAGAAAATTTACCATTCATTGTAGGAGGTAGTGACGGGGCGCTAGCTAATATTGGTATTCAAGCGACTGGTCAAAATGATGTCACAATTACAGTAGGAACAAGTGGTGCGGTTCGCAAACTTACCGACCGCTTCCAAATAGATTCACGCGGTCGGACGTTTTGTTACGGAGCTGGTGATGGCTACTTTATTGCTGGTGGCGCAGTGAATAATGGTGGGAAAGTAGTCGAATGGGGCCTGGAACAATTTGGTTCTGAAGAGGAAATTAGCAGGCGTGATTTCGCAAGCTTTATTGCAAAAATGGAGGAAGCTCCTCCAGGTGCTGCGGGTCTTTTATTCCAGCCGTATTTATTAGGCGAGCGCGCACCGTTTTGGACTAATGATATTCGCGGAGGTTTTGTTGGGTTGACGATTAATCATACAAAAGCCCATTTTATTCGAGCGATTTTGGAAGGTGTTGCTTTTAATCTTGCAGAAGTTTATGAGGCAGTTTCGGCTCCAGATGATATTATTTATGTCACAGGTGGGATTTCTGCGCATGATGCTTGGTGTAAGCTATTAGCAGATATTTTGAACCGTGAGATTCGTGTTCCGCATACGATAGAAGGCTCAAGTTTAGGCGCAGCAATTATTGGTATGCGCTCACTCGGGATTTTGAAAGATTTGAACCTAAAACATACACTGCCTATCAAAGCGGTATACCATCCAAGTGAGAACGTCCTTAAATATGCGGAATTACGTCTGATTTTTAAACAAGTAACCACACAATTAATGTCGAGCTACAGCCAATTAAATAGTTGGCAAAAGAAGTTTGATATTAACAGCTAA
- a CDS encoding GW domain-containing glycosaminoglycan-binding protein: MKKLLSGLIIVLMVSLLGHSFNAEAASYEKIIYDKAVNLKGVVNQSKRNDGIHSKMYKTSSSVKYLGSAKKYDKKTLIITREGKTARAKWYYCKLGNTTIGWIDSRAFTNIGKPTIADTVPALWNSKKAIITTKPKSTTATTYFFQKNSAGNWYEVRHFTSHIGKWGFDPKFSEKSSGTPVGVYRTGIAFGQKGNPGTKLTFRAITNRSYWISNSNDKSYNTWQERNSSSSADEKMKIPQYTYGMEVKYNANRVKGKGSAVFYHVDSPKYNYTLGCVAQSEANTKEVLKFADKNTLIVLGEESRIKTFYGIN, encoded by the coding sequence ATGAAGAAGTTATTAAGCGGTTTAATTATTGTTTTAATGGTTAGCCTACTTGGTCACTCCTTTAACGCCGAAGCAGCATCCTACGAAAAAATCATTTATGACAAAGCAGTTAACCTAAAAGGGGTAGTAAATCAGTCAAAACGAAATGATGGTATTCATAGCAAAATGTACAAAACGAGTAGCAGTGTTAAGTATCTCGGTTCAGCTAAGAAATACGACAAGAAGACATTGATTATTACACGCGAAGGAAAAACAGCAAGAGCTAAATGGTATTATTGCAAGCTAGGAAATACTACAATCGGTTGGATTGACTCACGAGCCTTTACAAATATTGGCAAACCAACAATTGCTGACACCGTTCCAGCGCTTTGGAACAGTAAAAAAGCAATCATCACCACAAAACCAAAAAGCACCACAGCAACAACGTACTTTTTCCAAAAAAATAGTGCAGGAAATTGGTATGAAGTTCGTCATTTTACCAGTCACATTGGCAAATGGGGATTTGATCCAAAGTTCTCTGAAAAAAGTTCGGGCACTCCAGTTGGTGTTTACCGCACAGGGATTGCTTTTGGACAAAAGGGTAATCCTGGTACGAAGCTGACATTCAGAGCAATCACTAATCGAAGTTATTGGATTTCTAACTCTAACGACAAATCCTATAACACTTGGCAAGAACGTAATTCCTCCAGTTCTGCAGATGAAAAAATGAAGATTCCGCAGTACACATACGGAATGGAAGTGAAATACAACGCTAATCGTGTGAAAGGTAAAGGATCGGCTGTGTTTTATCATGTTGATTCACCAAAATACAATTACACATTAGGTTGCGTCGCTCAAAGTGAAGCCAATACAAAAGAAGTGCTTAAATTCGCGGACAAAAACACGCTTATTGTGCTAGGCGAAGAAAGCCGAATCAAAACTTTTTATGGTATCAACTAA
- a CDS encoding LPXTG cell wall anchor domain-containing protein, protein MKKFHGLVLTAVLTSLIIPFSLAASAETNENGNNATPIEEKTTEATKNIITEKKAEPAKDTTITPPQKSKVQTTIDITDSQEVYSYEQNSKINLKDFTETLTEYTDTKLTNYRLAANSKLSTAHTGIQEVTLLGENEDGNTTAVKLNYLVKEKTAQLTITDMNFDLETKIFTGKTKPFASVYMSSPEDENFGEGTTTADKDGHFYAEWATTPKQITAYAFDEDGNFSEEVTYQVPAKKQNEAVVTAPEKIKKIETKNAVKSATAKPTRVAKVTKDDKTDLPSTGDKGAEWIFVVAGVIVILVAVLLLRKRKK, encoded by the coding sequence ATGAAAAAATTCCACGGGTTAGTGCTCACTGCAGTATTGACTAGTCTAATCATCCCATTTTCATTGGCAGCAAGCGCTGAAACAAATGAAAATGGTAACAACGCAACGCCTATAGAAGAAAAAACGACAGAAGCTACTAAAAATATAATTACTGAAAAAAAGGCAGAACCAGCGAAAGATACCACTATAACTCCGCCGCAAAAAAGCAAAGTACAAACAACGATAGATATTACAGACTCACAAGAAGTCTACTCCTACGAACAAAATAGCAAAATTAACCTCAAAGATTTCACTGAAACATTAACCGAATACACCGATACAAAACTCACCAACTACCGCCTAGCAGCCAATTCTAAACTAAGTACTGCACATACAGGCATCCAAGAAGTCACACTACTTGGAGAAAATGAAGACGGAAATACAACCGCAGTTAAACTCAATTATTTAGTCAAAGAAAAAACGGCCCAACTAACTATTACAGATATGAATTTTGATTTAGAAACAAAAATTTTCACAGGTAAAACAAAACCCTTTGCCAGTGTATATATGAGTTCTCCTGAAGATGAAAACTTTGGAGAAGGAACTACAACTGCAGATAAAGATGGTCATTTTTATGCAGAATGGGCGACAACACCAAAACAAATTACAGCATACGCTTTTGATGAAGACGGTAATTTTAGTGAAGAAGTAACCTATCAAGTTCCAGCGAAAAAACAAAACGAAGCAGTCGTAACAGCTCCTGAAAAAATAAAGAAAATCGAAACAAAAAATGCAGTCAAAAGCGCAACCGCAAAACCTACACGTGTTGCAAAAGTTACAAAAGATGACAAAACCGATTTGCCAAGCACAGGTGACAAAGGTGCAGAATGGATTTTCGTTGTAGCGGGTGTTATAGTTATTCTTGTAGCAGTGTTATTACTTAGGAAACGAAAAAAATAA
- the cydC gene encoding thiol reductant ABC exporter subunit CydC: protein MRKSSWIIPYMKENRGLFLLVIFLGTLTFASAGALMFTSGHLISKSSLMPESIMAVYISTVGVRAFGIMRSVSRYVERLSSHSLVLRILEKMRVRLYRLLEPQALLLKSRYKTGDILGLLAGDIEHLQNFYLTTMLPAIVSLVLYAGVVIALGAFSIPFAALFVLLIGLLVLVLPWVSLLYARGKNAYLKQGRNSLYQKFTDAVFGISDWKFSGREKTFISNYEKDEADMLRTENKQFHFVNWRDFFSQLVVGFMVIVMVYWSTAESRDGAFSGTMIAAFVLAIMALAEAFVPVSSAVSDKSLYQDSLARLDKIEDPMLPTFEEETKEIERINTENVVLKAENLTFAYDKKSPKILNGFDFTLQQGEKVAIIGRSGTGKSTFLKLVQGALLPTAGKVTMNGVEVENLRPQIPELTSMLNQKAHLFSTTVLNNIRLGNQDASDEEVYEAAKKVQLHDFIMSMPDGYHTQMSEMGERFSGGERGRIALARILLQNTPIVILDEPTVGLDPITERDLLATIFETLADKSLIWVTHHLVGAEKMDRVLFLEEGKTLMEGPHAELMAKEARYKRLYQLDRPIEL from the coding sequence ATGCGGAAAAGTAGCTGGATTATCCCATATATGAAAGAAAACCGTGGCTTGTTTTTACTTGTCATCTTCCTTGGAACACTAACTTTTGCCTCTGCTGGAGCACTTATGTTTACCTCTGGACATTTAATTTCGAAGTCATCCTTGATGCCGGAATCCATCATGGCTGTTTACATTTCGACAGTTGGTGTTCGTGCATTTGGTATTATGCGCTCCGTGTCACGCTATGTGGAACGCCTTTCGAGCCATTCACTTGTACTTCGAATTCTAGAAAAGATGCGTGTTCGCTTATATCGTTTACTTGAACCGCAAGCATTATTACTAAAATCACGTTATAAAACTGGCGATATTCTGGGCCTCCTCGCAGGTGACATTGAGCATTTGCAAAATTTTTATTTAACTACAATGTTACCAGCAATTGTTAGCCTCGTGCTTTACGCAGGAGTCGTTATCGCGCTAGGAGCATTCTCGATTCCATTTGCTGCACTCTTCGTGCTCTTAATTGGTCTCCTTGTGCTTGTTTTACCATGGGTATCACTGTTATATGCTCGCGGAAAGAACGCTTACTTAAAACAAGGGCGCAATAGTCTATATCAAAAATTTACCGATGCAGTGTTTGGTATTAGTGATTGGAAATTCAGTGGACGTGAAAAAACATTTATTTCTAACTACGAAAAAGACGAGGCAGATATGCTTCGAACAGAAAATAAACAGTTTCATTTTGTTAATTGGCGCGATTTCTTTAGTCAGTTAGTTGTTGGCTTTATGGTTATCGTGATGGTTTATTGGAGTACAGCAGAGTCACGTGACGGAGCCTTTTCTGGAACGATGATTGCTGCATTCGTTTTAGCAATAATGGCGCTAGCAGAAGCTTTTGTACCAGTTTCAAGTGCCGTCAGTGATAAATCATTGTATCAAGATTCGCTTGCTCGTTTAGATAAAATAGAAGATCCAATGCTACCGACTTTTGAAGAAGAAACAAAAGAAATAGAGCGAATTAACACGGAAAATGTTGTTTTAAAAGCAGAAAACCTAACTTTTGCTTACGATAAAAAGTCCCCCAAAATCTTAAATGGTTTTGACTTCACACTACAACAAGGTGAAAAAGTGGCAATTATCGGAAGAAGTGGAACAGGGAAATCGACTTTTCTTAAATTAGTTCAAGGTGCTCTGCTTCCAACGGCTGGAAAAGTAACCATGAACGGCGTAGAAGTAGAAAACTTGCGACCACAAATTCCTGAATTAACCTCGATGTTAAATCAAAAAGCGCATCTTTTCAGTACGACTGTTTTAAATAACATCCGTTTAGGAAATCAAGATGCATCAGACGAAGAAGTATATGAAGCGGCGAAAAAAGTTCAACTGCACGATTTTATCATGAGTATGCCAGATGGCTATCATACACAAATGAGTGAGATGGGTGAACGATTTTCAGGTGGCGAGCGTGGTCGTATAGCTCTCGCTCGGATTTTACTGCAAAATACGCCGATTGTTATTTTAGATGAACCAACAGTCGGTCTGGATCCCATCACAGAACGCGATTTACTAGCGACTATTTTTGAAACATTAGCAGATAAGTCACTTATTTGGGTAACACATCATTTAGTTGGGGCAGAAAAAATGGACCGGGTCTTGTTTTTAGAAGAAGGGAAGACATTAATGGAAGGGCCTCATGCCGAACTAATGGCAAAAGAGGCTCGCTATAAACGCCTATATCAACTAGATCGTCCAATCGAATTATAA
- the cydD gene encoding thiol reductant ABC exporter subunit CydD has product MGKDLRNYKGIKKIMAILAVFTLVQGAAIIVMAITLARAITDLFHEHAFQSVTMQIGLFAGAYFLRHFLNVWKKQIVYRYAAKLAKTMREELLDSLFALGPRFARAEGTGKVVTMVMEGVADFRNYLELFLPKMMNMAIIPAMIWVYIAFQDWTSAFILMITLPILIVFMIILGLAAKKQADSQFETYRVLSNHFVDSLKGLETLRYLGLSHDHEGKIASVSSRYRKATMKTLRVAFMSSFALDFFTMLSIALVALFLGLGLIDGNMNLPIALSVLILAPEYFLPVREVGSDYHATLDGQEAGRVIQGIIDQAKAEKPETNAIPLTTFAKNTEFAFENITVKHSEEDADSLHEANFTVKGFEKIGIIGATGAGKSTLIDVLSGFLPPTSGDFRWNGESGVSLASSDWQTQVTYIPQHPYLFHDTIAGNIRFYHPNSTEEEMKKAAESAGLNQLVAGLEDGYETLVGEAGRMLSGGQEQRVALARAFLTDRPIVLMDEPTAHLDIETEYELKKPMLDLFENRLVFFATHRLHWMLEMDRIIVLDHGAVVETGTHEELLSRKGFYYNLVKAQLEGV; this is encoded by the coding sequence ATGGGAAAAGATTTAAGGAACTACAAAGGAATTAAAAAAATAATGGCGATTCTCGCAGTTTTCACGCTAGTTCAAGGTGCTGCGATTATCGTGATGGCGATAACTTTAGCTCGTGCAATTACTGATTTATTTCACGAGCACGCGTTTCAATCAGTCACAATGCAAATAGGTCTCTTCGCGGGGGCCTATTTCTTGCGTCATTTTTTGAATGTATGGAAAAAACAAATCGTTTACCGTTATGCTGCGAAACTCGCGAAAACCATGCGGGAAGAGTTGCTTGATAGTTTATTCGCGCTTGGACCGCGTTTTGCTCGTGCGGAAGGAACTGGGAAAGTGGTCACAATGGTTATGGAAGGTGTGGCGGACTTCCGAAATTATTTGGAACTGTTTTTACCTAAAATGATGAATATGGCAATCATTCCAGCCATGATTTGGGTGTATATTGCTTTTCAGGACTGGACTTCTGCTTTTATTTTAATGATTACTTTGCCGATTTTAATTGTATTTATGATTATTTTAGGATTAGCCGCGAAAAAACAAGCTGATTCACAGTTTGAAACGTATCGCGTGCTTTCTAACCACTTTGTCGATTCGTTGAAAGGTTTGGAAACGTTGCGATATTTGGGACTTAGTCACGACCATGAAGGGAAAATCGCTTCGGTTAGTTCGCGTTATCGTAAAGCTACAATGAAAACGTTACGTGTGGCATTTATGTCATCATTCGCGCTAGATTTCTTTACGATGCTATCAATTGCGCTCGTTGCACTGTTCCTTGGTCTTGGTCTTATTGATGGTAATATGAATTTGCCCATTGCGCTTAGTGTCCTAATCCTAGCGCCAGAATACTTTTTACCAGTTCGTGAAGTTGGCTCAGATTATCATGCCACACTTGATGGTCAAGAGGCTGGTCGCGTTATTCAAGGAATTATTGATCAAGCCAAAGCAGAAAAACCCGAAACAAATGCAATACCTTTAACAACTTTTGCTAAAAATACAGAATTCGCGTTTGAAAATATTACCGTGAAACATAGCGAAGAAGATGCAGATTCGCTTCATGAAGCCAATTTTACGGTAAAAGGATTTGAAAAAATTGGGATTATTGGTGCGACGGGTGCTGGGAAATCCACGTTGATTGACGTTTTGAGTGGCTTTTTGCCCCCGACTTCTGGAGATTTTCGTTGGAACGGGGAAAGTGGTGTTTCGCTTGCTTCGAGTGATTGGCAAACGCAAGTCACTTATATTCCGCAACATCCATACCTTTTCCATGATACAATCGCTGGAAATATTCGCTTTTATCATCCTAACTCTACAGAAGAGGAAATGAAAAAAGCAGCAGAATCTGCCGGTTTAAATCAGCTTGTGGCGGGACTTGAAGATGGTTATGAAACGCTTGTCGGAGAAGCTGGGCGGATGCTTAGTGGTGGGCAAGAACAACGTGTCGCGCTTGCTCGTGCTTTCTTAACGGATCGTCCCATTGTGTTAATGGATGAACCAACAGCGCACTTAGATATTGAAACGGAATATGAGTTAAAAAAGCCAATGCTAGATTTATTTGAAAATCGATTAGTCTTTTTCGCAACGCATCGCTTGCACTGGATGCTCGAGATGGACCGAATTATCGTTTTAGATCACGGGGCTGTGGTCGAAACTGGAACACACGAAGAATTACTTTCGCGTAAAGGTTTCTATTATAATTTAGTCAAAGCCCAATTGGAGGGAGTATGA
- the cydB gene encoding cytochrome d ubiquinol oxidase subunit II yields the protein MSLNELWFLLIAILFIGFFFLEGFDFGVGMSTRFMARNALERRVLVNTIGPFWDANEVWLLTAGGAIFAAFPNWYATMFSGYYIPLVFLLLALIGRGVSFEFRGQKDSPLWIKTWDWVIFFGSILPPFLFGVLFASLIQGMPINSDMDMYAGFFDYITVFSVWGGVTITLMCLLHGLLFITLRTEEDIQDRARRMAKRVWFITVPALLIFVVLAYFNTDMFQVRPVLVPLMIGIVVVMYLLSALFIWKDRDILAFTFGGLGIVFTIGTIFVSLFPRVMISSINSAFDLTIENAASGQYSLSVMTIVAVTLLPFVLGYQIWSYYVFRKRVSSKEKMTY from the coding sequence TTGTCACTAAATGAGTTATGGTTTTTATTAATCGCCATCTTGTTCATTGGATTCTTCTTCCTTGAAGGTTTTGACTTTGGTGTTGGGATGTCTACACGATTTATGGCTAGAAATGCACTGGAACGCCGAGTGCTCGTTAATACGATTGGACCGTTCTGGGATGCAAATGAAGTTTGGTTACTAACTGCAGGGGGCGCGATTTTCGCCGCTTTCCCTAACTGGTACGCAACCATGTTTAGTGGTTATTATATTCCGCTAGTATTCTTATTACTTGCACTAATCGGCCGTGGGGTTTCTTTTGAATTCCGTGGTCAAAAAGATTCGCCGCTTTGGATAAAAACATGGGACTGGGTTATTTTCTTCGGTAGTATTTTACCGCCATTCCTATTTGGTGTATTATTTGCTAGTTTGATTCAAGGTATGCCAATCAATAGTGATATGGATATGTATGCTGGATTCTTTGATTACATTACCGTATTCTCCGTATGGGGCGGCGTAACGATTACGCTTATGTGCCTACTTCACGGATTACTATTTATTACTTTACGTACAGAAGAAGATATTCAAGATCGTGCTCGTCGTATGGCGAAACGTGTTTGGTTTATTACTGTACCAGCATTATTAATCTTTGTTGTACTTGCTTACTTCAATACAGATATGTTCCAAGTTAGACCTGTACTTGTACCGCTAATGATTGGAATTGTTGTCGTAATGTACTTGTTATCTGCTCTTTTCATCTGGAAAGATCGCGATATTTTAGCATTTACATTCGGCGGACTTGGAATTGTCTTCACGATTGGTACGATTTTCGTGTCACTATTCCCACGTGTAATGATCAGTTCTATCAACAGTGCGTTTGATTTAACGATAGAAAATGCAGCTTCCGGACAATATTCGCTAAGTGTGATGACGATAGTTGCCGTTACGCTACTGCCGTTTGTTCTTGGTTACCAAATTTGGAGCTACTATGTTTTCCGTAAGCGCGTTTCTAGTAAGGAGAAAATGACGTATTAA
- a CDS encoding cytochrome ubiquinol oxidase subunit I: MDKLFLARFQFASTTIFHFLFVPLSIGLVFMVALMETLYVVKGKEIYKKMSKFWGHLFLINFAVGVVTGIIQEFQFGMNWSDYSRFVGDVFGAPLAIEALLAFFMESTFIGLWIFGWDKLSKKLHLACIWLVSIGTIMSSFWILAANSFMQHPVGFEFKNGRAEMNDFLQLITNGQLLVEFPHVIFGAFATGAFFIAGVSAYKMLKKQDVAFFKRSFQIAMVMAVIGGFGVAFSGHSQAQYLVKTQPMKMAATEGIWEDTADPAPWTMIAKINPEEKKNEWEVNVPYALSFLSYGTLTGSVEGMNTLQKQYEEKYGEGDYIPPVKTAFWSFRIMVGAGMLMILFALIGIVLAWKKKLVNAKWYLRFMIPMIGFPFLANSMGWIMTEIGRQPWVVFGYMKTADAVSPNVSSGQILFSIIAFSTIYTILAILLVYLFIREIKKGPDGHKPEKAEISVDPFDKGDESFVTK; the protein is encoded by the coding sequence GTGGATAAACTATTTTTAGCCCGTTTTCAATTCGCATCAACAACGATTTTCCATTTCTTATTTGTACCACTTTCAATTGGACTTGTATTTATGGTTGCTCTTATGGAAACGTTGTATGTCGTGAAGGGAAAAGAAATTTACAAAAAAATGTCGAAGTTTTGGGGACACCTATTCCTAATTAACTTCGCAGTCGGTGTCGTAACCGGTATTATTCAAGAATTCCAGTTTGGGATGAACTGGTCGGATTACTCTAGATTTGTTGGGGACGTATTCGGAGCGCCACTCGCAATCGAAGCGTTACTTGCATTCTTTATGGAATCTACGTTTATCGGACTTTGGATTTTTGGTTGGGATAAACTTAGCAAAAAGCTTCATTTAGCATGTATTTGGCTGGTTTCAATCGGAACAATTATGTCTAGTTTCTGGATCTTAGCAGCGAACTCATTCATGCAACATCCGGTTGGTTTTGAATTCAAAAATGGTCGCGCGGAAATGAATGATTTCTTGCAACTTATTACTAATGGACAACTACTTGTGGAATTTCCGCACGTTATATTCGGGGCATTTGCCACTGGGGCTTTTTTCATTGCCGGTGTCAGTGCGTATAAGATGCTTAAAAAGCAAGATGTCGCCTTCTTTAAACGATCATTCCAAATTGCAATGGTCATGGCGGTAATCGGTGGTTTTGGTGTGGCTTTCAGTGGTCACTCGCAAGCACAATACTTGGTTAAAACACAACCAATGAAAATGGCAGCAACGGAAGGGATATGGGAAGATACAGCTGACCCAGCTCCGTGGACGATGATTGCCAAGATCAACCCAGAAGAGAAGAAAAACGAATGGGAAGTCAATGTCCCTTACGCGCTAAGTTTCTTATCTTACGGTACATTAACTGGTAGTGTAGAAGGTATGAATACGCTACAAAAACAATATGAAGAAAAATATGGTGAAGGTGACTACATCCCACCAGTTAAAACAGCATTTTGGAGCTTCCGTATCATGGTTGGCGCTGGTATGTTAATGATTTTATTCGCATTAATCGGTATCGTGCTTGCTTGGAAGAAAAAACTCGTTAATGCAAAATGGTATTTACGTTTCATGATTCCAATGATTGGATTCCCGTTCCTTGCGAACTCCATGGGTTGGATTATGACGGAAATAGGGCGACAACCATGGGTAGTTTTCGGTTACATGAAAACCGCTGATGCTGTATCGCCAAACGTTTCATCAGGACAAATTTTGTTCTCGATAATTGCGTTCTCGACAATTTATACGATTTTAGCTATTCTGTTGGTTTACTTGTTTATACGTGAAATTAAAAAAGGACCAGACGGACACAAACCAGAAAAAGCAGAGATTTCCGTAGATCCGTTTGATAAGGGGGATGAAAGCTTTGTCACTAAATGA
- the tadA gene encoding tRNA adenosine(34) deaminase TadA, protein MERAFFMQQALEEAEKAREIGEVPIGAVVVLDGEIIGRAHNLRETSRNAVTHAELLAIQDACKHQNSWRLSGAELYVTLEPCPMCSGAILLSRIEKVYYGAKDPKAGTAGSLMNLLQDDRFNHTCEVEAGLMEQESSEMLKSFFQDLRKRNKLNRS, encoded by the coding sequence ATGGAACGAGCTTTCTTTATGCAACAAGCGCTTGAAGAAGCCGAGAAAGCACGAGAAATTGGAGAAGTTCCAATTGGTGCAGTTGTTGTTTTAGATGGAGAAATTATTGGTCGGGCGCATAATTTGCGTGAAACGAGCCGAAATGCAGTGACCCATGCGGAGTTACTTGCGATTCAAGATGCGTGTAAACATCAGAATTCATGGCGACTTAGCGGTGCTGAACTGTATGTGACGCTAGAACCATGTCCAATGTGTAGCGGTGCCATCTTACTTTCGCGGATTGAAAAAGTTTATTACGGAGCTAAAGATCCAAAAGCGGGAACAGCGGGATCGCTAATGAATTTACTCCAAGATGATCGATTTAATCATACCTGTGAAGTAGAAGCCGGATTAATGGAGCAGGAAAGTAGCGAAATGTTAAAAAGTTTTTTCCAGGATCTACGAAAACGGAACAAATTGAATAGGTCTTAA